The Anaerolineae bacterium genome segment CGTTCTTTACGATCATGCACAGGGAAATTCTTTTTTTGTTCTTTTTGCTTTTTTTCTTAGCCATTTTTTGCTCCGTTTCTTTGGTCTATTATAACAAGGTATTTCGCCCAATTTCATGTTTCATCTGAATCCTTTTTTGCTATTTGGGGTTACATTGTCTGGCCCATAAAAGTTACGTGTTTTCTCCGGGTGGAACCGCAGCTTTTTGGGCCATAATATTAAGACTGATTGGGATTCCGTGAAATTTCATTGTGCTGGTGTCTTTGAAGATCCCGAAATCATCAACCACTCTCAGGTTAATGAACCCTGCCTTTATCAGAAATGTTTCCAGAATCTCCCGGTTAAATCCAACCTTATGGTAATCATAGGCGCTGGTTTGGCCCCCAAACATCATGCGCATTACGTGGAAGCGTTCCTGCAAGTTTAGTTTGTCCTTCATCAGAAACAGATTGGCAAGCTTGTCCATGTCGGGAACGCTGATATAAAGCTTGCCACCGGGCTGAAGCACACGGGCCCACTCCTTGAGGACTGCATCAAGTTCGCTTACATAATCGAAATGTTCCAGCACATGTGAGGCGTAAATCTCTAAAAAAATCTCATCACCAAACCGTGATAGATTTTTGGCATCGCCAACATGATCCACAGATTTAGCGGGCACGGCATTGATTACTTCCCATTCCGGGTGGAAAGCCTTCCCTCCGATATGAAGTTTTCTGATGAAAAAATCTTCACCATTTTGATTGATAGCAGATGCCTGTTCTGAAACAGACGGCTTGGAGCTTATAGACACTTTCCGAGATTGATATTGACCGCACCAGTGCCCCCACATCTTTCGGAAAGCATCTTCCAGGGCACAGGTAAAACAGTGGGCATCAGTTAAGGCTGAATGTGACATCATATCACGCAAATTTGTTCGCAACTTTTCGAGACATTTCAAGTCGCCGGCCAGTTTCACCGCTTTTTCCACATAGTCTTCAGTCGTTTTCGCAATGAGTTCCGGCAGTCCCATATTTGACAATAAACTCACCCACACACGGGACCCATGAGTCTGTCCTGCCAGCACAATCACGGGTACGCCCATCAACAATGCTTCGCAAGTCGTCGTAGCCCCATTGTACGGGAACGTGTCAAGCCCGATATCAACGCTGTTATAAAGCTCTAAATGTTCGGCAAAAGTTGATGTAAATCCAATTAAATTTACCCGTGCAGCGGTAACACCATTTTTAACGAACATTTCTCTTATGTGCTGCCGCGTATTTTTATCAGCAAGCGGCTTGGATTTCATAATCATCCGGGCATCGGGCACTGCCTCTAAAATGGCAGACCACAGCGCAATAACTTCCGGTGTTACTTTGGCGAGATTGTTAAAAGACCCGAACGTGATTTGCCGATTCGTGAGAGCAGGAAGCTTTGTCGTTTCAGGGCAGGTGCCTGGCAGTCTATAACACAAAAAACAGTGCGGCAAACGCACCAGTTCCTCTGTATAAAGGTGATCTGTTTGTCCAGAGGGGTCGGCCCATGAATCTGTAATTCGATAGTCCATGGTTGAAAGACCCGTGGTGTTTGGATACCCAAGGTACGTTGCCTGGATCGGAGCAGGCTTGCGGGCAAATAGCAGCATTCGATTATAGGCAGTGTGTCCTGCAAGATCAACGAGAATATCTATTTCGTCTTTATGTACCAGGTCAGCAACCTGTTCGTCGGACATTCCAGCAATATCCCTCCAGCAACCTGCCAGGCTCTTAAGATGATCTGTAGCTGCATCGGGACAGACAACATCAGAGTAACAAAAAATTTCAAAAACAGAACGATCATGTGATGCAAGTATGGGTTCTATAAAGTTGACAACAGGATGCATACAAAAATCAGGTGAAACATAACCAACTCGAAGACGGCGTTCTGGTGATCTATCGTTGAGGTGGGGTTGTATTGTATTGGACAGGGGCAAAGCATGAAGTTTAGCCCATTGCTTATGATCCAGAAACAACTGCACTGAATCTATAGATTCATGGTAGTTTGAGACATAGAGAAGGTTGGAATGCGCGGCCACAAAATCCGGTTTTATCTGCAATGCTTTTTGATAACACGAAATCGCTTCGTTTATCCTGGATTGACTTTTGAATACGGCTCCAAGGTTGTTGTATGCTTCTGCGTAGTCTGGATTTAACTCCAGGGCTTTTTTGTAATGCAAAATCGCTTCGTCTAATTTGCCTTGAGGATAAAATGCAATACCAAGGTTGTTGTATGCCTTTGCGTAGTCCGGATTTAACTCCAGAGCCTTTTGAAAACACGAAACCGCTTCGTCTAACCTGTCCTGAGCATAAAACGCAACACCCAGACTATCCCAGACCTCAACTAAGTCCGGATTTAACTGCAAAGCCTTTTGATAATTCCAAATCGCTTCGTCTAATTTGCCCTGAGGATAAAACGCAATACCAAGATTGCTGTATGCCTCCGCATAGTTCGGCTTTAACTCCAGGGCTTTTTTATAATGCAAGATCGCTTCGTCTAACCTGCCCTGAGCTTTAACCGCATTACCCATGTTATTGTATGCTTCTGCATAGTCCGGATTTAACTCCAGAGCCTTTTGATAACTTAAGATCGCTTCGTCTAAGCTGCCTTGAGATTTATATACGCTGCCAAGACTGAGATAATAAACTGGTTCTTCAGGGCGTGTTTGAATGGCTCTGTTGATCAGGTTTGCTGCAATATCATTTTTGCCGGACTGATGTGCTATAATGCCTGACAGGTGCAAGGAGTCTGAATGATTTGGATTAATTTCAAGTATTTCTTTATAAATTTCTTGAGCCTTTTCAAATTGCCCAGATTGATGGTACTGAAAAGCCTTTTTTATTTCGGTATCAATATCAAAGGGCAAATTGCCCATCTTTCCGGATGCTATTTTAATTTTTTCTCTCTTATTCTTTTTATGGCTCATTTTAAAATAAAGCTCCTATACAATCGATCCCCTATCTTCACATACAGCAACATATCTTTCCCACATTCTAATATAAGCTTCTTCCACGTTCCTTGCAAAAGCACTTGCATCACAAAGTGGCGAATTTATCATTTGATCCCTTAAACCATTTCTGAGAGCTGCTAATTTCTCAATATCCATTGAAAGTTGAAGTGCAATCTCCACATATGATTTTG includes the following:
- a CDS encoding tetratricopeptide repeat protein codes for the protein MSHKKNKREKIKIASGKMGNLPFDIDTEIKKAFQYHQSGQFEKAQEIYKEILEINPNHSDSLHLSGIIAHQSGKNDIAANLINRAIQTRPEEPVYYLSLGSVYKSQGSLDEAILSYQKALELNPDYAEAYNNMGNAVKAQGRLDEAILHYKKALELKPNYAEAYSNLGIAFYPQGKLDEAIWNYQKALQLNPDLVEVWDSLGVAFYAQDRLDEAVSCFQKALELNPDYAKAYNNLGIAFYPQGKLDEAILHYKKALELNPDYAEAYNNLGAVFKSQSRINEAISCYQKALQIKPDFVAAHSNLLYVSNYHESIDSVQLFLDHKQWAKLHALPLSNTIQPHLNDRSPERRLRVGYVSPDFCMHPVVNFIEPILASHDRSVFEIFCYSDVVCPDAATDHLKSLAGCWRDIAGMSDEQVADLVHKDEIDILVDLAGHTAYNRMLLFARKPAPIQATYLGYPNTTGLSTMDYRITDSWADPSGQTDHLYTEELVRLPHCFLCYRLPGTCPETTKLPALTNRQITFGSFNNLAKVTPEVIALWSAILEAVPDARMIMKSKPLADKNTRQHIREMFVKNGVTAARVNLIGFTSTFAEHLELYNSVDIGLDTFPYNGATTTCEALLMGVPVIVLAGQTHGSRVWVSLLSNMGLPELIAKTTEDYVEKAVKLAGDLKCLEKLRTNLRDMMSHSALTDAHCFTCALEDAFRKMWGHWCGQYQSRKVSISSKPSVSEQASAINQNGEDFFIRKLHIGGKAFHPEWEVINAVPAKSVDHVGDAKNLSRFGDEIFLEIYASHVLEHFDYVSELDAVLKEWARVLQPGGKLYISVPDMDKLANLFLMKDKLNLQERFHVMRMMFGGQTSAYDYHKVGFNREILETFLIKAGFINLRVVDDFGIFKDTSTMKFHGIPISLNIMAQKAAVPPGENT